Part of the Patescibacteria group bacterium genome, TCTGACGAACAGATGCGATCAGCGATGCCGCCATTGCTATATCTGGAGGAAACAGAATCTTGTCGGTGTTGAGCTGGAGCCAGAATTGGAACAGTGTTACAGAATCGCTGACGATTTCATCAGCTTCTGCCGTTCTATCGAGTGCAACCCGGTTGTTACAGTTACTGGCGGTGACCCAATGCTATACCCACATTTCTGGGAGGTTATGGAGAATCTTCATACCCAAGGCATACCTTCTGTAGTTTTGGGCAACCCCTACCACCTGACCCTGGATAAGTTGTTGCGTATGAAGGGGCTGGGAGTAACCAGCTTCCAACTTTCTCTAGATGGAATGGAGCAGATGCACGACTACTTTCGTAAGAAGGGTTCATTCCGAGCGACACTGGAGGCTATCAAGCTGATCAATGAATCGGGTATTCGCAGCATGATTATGTCCACTGTTTCGATGGCCAACTACCGAGAAATGGAAGACGTGGTTAGAACATGCGTCCAGCACGGTGTCGGTAATTACGCCTTTGCTCGGTATTGCCCAACTCACGGCGACCAAGACCAGAACATACCGCCCCAAGAATACCGGAAGTTCTTAGAGAGAATGTGGGCGGTGTACCAGGAGCTGGCTGAAGGACCGACCAACTTCTCTCTCAAGGATCATCTGTTCACGGCGCTGCTCTACGAAAAAGGATTGTTTCAGCCGACCGGAACACCGGGTGTAGTGTATGAGGGTTGCAACTGTGCAGTTCGGCACATCACTCTTCTCGCCAATGGTCAGGTTTACGCTTGCCGACGCTTCGAAAGCCTCTTGGGGAGTATCTACGAAAAGTCGTTTCGGGAGCTATTCCTCGGTGATGCCTGCGCGAAATACCGTCAATTCGGTAAAATGGAAGGCTGTGCCGATTGCGTGTTACTGGGCTACTGCCGCGGTTGCCATGCTGTTTCGGCTGGAATGACAGGCGACTTCTTTTCCAAGGATCCTCAGTGTTGGCGATGTGCTTAGGTACAACGACGGCGTTTATGCAAATTGTGCGAAAACGCCGTCTTTTATATAATTAAGTAACTATCCAACAAATATGAATAATCCAACTGAATCATGTAATCCGTTATTAAATTCATTTTGGCAAAAATTAGTTCCAAAAACGTGGTATTTAGACTTGGGTGCTGGTTTTGGCCGCGACGCATTATTTATGGCCCGGCATGGTTTTCAAGTTGTGGCAGTGGAAAAATCACCAGAAAAGGTTGAGCGTATCAGACAAATGCCAAGCTTTAACGAGTTGGCGATCGAACTTTATAGCATGCGGGCGGAGGATTTTGAATTAAAGAAAAATAAATACTCGGTAATTAACGCCAACAACGTACTACAGTTTATCGAGAAGGCAAAAGCGATCGAGCTTATTGAGCGGATGAAAGACAACCTAATCATCGGCGGATACTTACTCATTTCATGTTTTACTGTTTACGATCCGTCATACGAAAAGTTTAAAGAAAGGTGTTATTTCAAAGATGGTGAGTTGCGTATATATTTTGACGGTTGGGAAATTCTGCATTACGAAGAGGGGATAATCGATGATCGGGGGCATCCTGGTATGGAGCTGCCACATAAACACGGAATTGTTAAAATGGTAGCTCATAAAAAGTAATAGCGGTATCTCGGGTGATATTTGACACCCCGCCACAATCATTGTAGAATAAAGACACCAATAGCAGGGAGGTGTCTTTTTTCGGCGCAGACATTAGCGCCGGGTTGAAAAAGTACATCCAACCTGTCATGGGGAGGGGCTTGCTCGACAAAACACGCTTATCCGGTCACTCAACACCATAAGCCAATCCAGTGAAACACAACCTCAAAACACCCATCGGGTTACGACCCGCAATCGCGGCACCTGAATCAGCCACATTCGGGAGTGCGGTTAACGCTCGAAATTTATCCCCACACCAAAGCATCGCAGAGGAAGAAAGTAGAGTAGAATGTCAGAACTTAGAAAATATTAGCCCCACAGCGCCAATAAAAAACAGTTTGGTGTGGGGGAATAATGACTCAATAGGGCTAAACGGCCTTGTTTTTGTTTATTTATGCAATTGAATCCTGCTATATATACAAATTTGCAGGTTCAGATTACTGAACTTCTTTCTTTTGTTTGTTTTATTGTTCTTTTAGTAGTGGGGATACTTGTGTTGGGAAAAAGTAAAAGACGAAAGTCGTTTGTTTATTTCGGCTTGCTTACATTATCGTTATCCATTTGGACATTAACTAATTTTATAGCCGATATTACGGGTGATATAGATACCGCGACGCTTTGGACAAAGTTAACTTTCTTTGGGCCTGCTTTCTCCCCAACTTTGTTTTTACTCTTTTCTTATTCTTTTCTAAAAATACAGAGCGGTTTATCGAAAAAGGTGGTTGCGTTGCTGTTTCTCCCGTCGGTTGTTATAACTGCTTTGTTGCCATTCGGGTTCAATGTTAAAAGCATAGAATATGTCGCGAATAGAGGTTATACGACCAATGTTGGGCCATTATACATTTGGTATGCCGGGTACTTAATTGTATTTGCAATTATAGGATTACGTAGGCTCATTTTACTCTACAATTCGACTAAATCAAGAATAATTAAAATTCAGCTAAGACTAATATTCCTCGGCGTGGCATCGACAACGATGTTTTCGCTACTTTTTAATCTGGTATTGCCATCATTTGGTGATAAAAATAACTACTATTTAGGCGTGGTCGGCGCCACAATATTTACAGTGCTTGTATCATATGCAATTCTGCGTTATCGATTCATGAATATCAAGATAATTTTGCGTAAAGGCGCGGTTCAGGCGATTGTAATGGCTATCCAGCTGATTGTTTACGGCCATCTTATAATATTCGCAAACAATGTTCTAGTGGATACATATCATTGGACTACAGTAATTGCCAATTTTATCTCTGTCTTTGTAATTGCGCTGACATTTGTTCCGGTTCGTAAGTGGTTATTAATATTGGTTAATTCAATTTTCTTTTCCAAGACACCGAGCACAAAAGCCATTATCCAGGAAGTCCGAGAGAAAATATCCGGTTCGGTGGAATTAGATAAACTATTTAGCAGCCTGACCGCGGAAATAGAAAAAGTGGTGGCCGTAAAGGAGATAAAGTACTTTATCGTTAACAAGCGAGCGCGAGTATTCGATCGGGTTGGCGGTGGCCAGACAATGCCACCAGAAGCATCTCTTCCGCAGTGGTTCAAAGATTCTCAAAATATTATCGTACGCGATGAGATACCATACCTGGTTCAGGAATTACCAATTGTCAATCAGCCATTACTTGAGCGTTGTCAAAAAGAGTTGGAAGAGGCGCACTCCGAAATGGCCATACCGTTTGGAACAAAGAATAACCTACTTGGGCTTGCACTTCTGGGAGAAAAAGTAAATATGGAATCATATACTAAAGAGGAAATTGATCTATTGCAGGCCGTGGGTCGTGAGGCAACCTACGCGCTCGACGGAGCGATATTATATAAAGAAGCCTTAGAACGGATTGGGATAACGACGTAATATGACCGCAGAAACTCACAGTATAATTCTATTAATTCTCGCGGGATTGGAGTTTTTG contains:
- a CDS encoding radical SAM protein — translated: MRGAFGLQWHLTNRCDQRCRHCYIWRKQNLVGVELEPELEQCYRIADDFISFCRSIECNPVVTVTGGDPMLYPHFWEVMENLHTQGIPSVVLGNPYHLTLDKLLRMKGLGVTSFQLSLDGMEQMHDYFRKKGSFRATLEAIKLINESGIRSMIMSTVSMANYREMEDVVRTCVQHGVGNYAFARYCPTHGDQDQNIPPQEYRKFLERMWAVYQELAEGPTNFSLKDHLFTALLYEKGLFQPTGTPGVVYEGCNCAVRHITLLANGQVYACRRFESLLGSIYEKSFRELFLGDACAKYRQFGKMEGCADCVLLGYCRGCHAVSAGMTGDFFSKDPQCWRCA
- a CDS encoding methyltransferase domain-containing protein yields the protein MNNPTESCNPLLNSFWQKLVPKTWYLDLGAGFGRDALFMARHGFQVVAVEKSPEKVERIRQMPSFNELAIELYSMRAEDFELKKNKYSVINANNVLQFIEKAKAIELIERMKDNLIIGGYLLISCFTVYDPSYEKFKERCYFKDGELRIYFDGWEILHYEEGIIDDRGHPGMELPHKHGIVKMVAHKK
- a CDS encoding histidine kinase N-terminal 7TM domain-containing protein, with translation MQLNPAIYTNLQVQITELLSFVCFIVLLVVGILVLGKSKRRKSFVYFGLLTLSLSIWTLTNFIADITGDIDTATLWTKLTFFGPAFSPTLFLLFSYSFLKIQSGLSKKVVALLFLPSVVITALLPFGFNVKSIEYVANRGYTTNVGPLYIWYAGYLIVFAIIGLRRLILLYNSTKSRIIKIQLRLIFLGVASTTMFSLLFNLVLPSFGDKNNYYLGVVGATIFTVLVSYAILRYRFMNIKIILRKGAVQAIVMAIQLIVYGHLIIFANNVLVDTYHWTTVIANFISVFVIALTFVPVRKWLLILVNSIFFSKTPSTKAIIQEVREKISGSVELDKLFSSLTAEIEKVVAVKEIKYFIVNKRARVFDRVGGGQTMPPEASLPQWFKDSQNIIVRDEIPYLVQELPIVNQPLLERCQKELEEAHSEMAIPFGTKNNLLGLALLGEKVNMESYTKEEIDLLQAVGREATYALDGAILYKEALERIGITT